In one Culex quinquefasciatus strain JHB chromosome 2, VPISU_Cqui_1.0_pri_paternal, whole genome shotgun sequence genomic region, the following are encoded:
- the LOC6031736 gene encoding tyrosine-protein kinase Btk29A isoform X3: MLLSGYRIGNGSSPAQNSTRSISPATQSLGGQQQQPLPQANGIHLQTSTSHLLVGAGSERTLLQQPAQQQQQGSQSPSSLQAATSNSSSQQSSHSPSLSHHGVQPPQSQSAQQQQPHLQHQQSSQSHHLNSSSSSLGNITPTFAQPQSPSHSFKTASINGAGHHTNGGELNMPGGPTAAPGTPNSKAKDVTPRIKIVVALYPFKAIESGDLSLEKNAEYEVIDDSQEHWWKVKDQHGTIGYIPSNYVKEKELLGLQKYDWYVGDMSRQRAESLLKQNDKEGCFVVRKSSTKGLYTLSLHTKVPQSHVKHYHIKQNARMEFYLSEKHCCETIPDLINYHRHNSGGLACRLKTSPCDRPVPPTAGLSHDKWEIHPSELMILEELGSGQFGVVRRAKWRGSIDTAVKMMKVGTMSEDDFIEEAKVMTKLQHPNLVQLYGVCSKHRPIYIITEYMKHGSLLNYLRRHETSLIGNMGLLLDMCIQVCKGMSYLERHNYIHRDLAARNCLVGSENTVKVADFGLARYVLDDQYTSSGGTKFPIKWAPPEVLNYTRFSSKSDVWAYGVLMWEVFTCGKMPYGRLKNTEVVERVQRGIILEKPKACAKEIYDVMKKCWSHGPEDRPGFRILKDQLAAVAQGLTD; encoded by the exons GTAACGGAAGTTCACCCGCCCAAAACTCGACCCGCAGCATCAGCCCCGCCACGCAGAGCCTCggcggccagcagcagcagcccctGCCCCAGGCCAACGGCATCCATCTGCAGACGTCGACGTCCCATCTCCTGGTGGGTGCGGGTTCCGAGCGGACACTCCTCCAACAACcggcccagcagcagcagcagggttcCCAGTCCCCTTCGTCGCTGCAGGCTGCCACCTCCAATTCCTCGTCCCAGCAGTCGTCCCATTCACCATCGCTGAGCCATCACGGAGTGCAGCCGCCGCAGTCACAGTCagcgcagcagcagcaacctcACCTGCAACATCAGCAGTCCTCCCAGTCACACCACCTCAACAGCAGCTCCAGCAGCCTCGGCAACATTACGCCCACTTTTGCGCAGCCACAG TCCCCCAGTCACTCGTTCAAAACGGCGTCCATCAACGGTGCAGGTCATCATACGAACGGAGGCGAGTTAAATATGCCCGGTGGTCCGACAGCAGCGCCCGGAACACCGAATTCAAAGGCCAAG GATGTCACACCACGCATCAAGATCGTGGTCGCCCTGTACCCCTTCAAGGCGATCGAGAGCGGCGACCTGTCGCTGGAAAAG AACGCCGAGTACGAGGTGATCGACGACTCGCAGGAGCACTGGTGGAAGGTCAAGGACCAGCACGGCACGATCGGGTACATCCCCAGCAACTACGTCAAGGAGAAGGAGCTGCTGGGGCTGCAAAAGTACGACTGGTACGTGGGCGACATGAGCCGCCAGCGGGCCGAATCGCTGCTCAAGCAGAACGACAAGGAGGGCTGCTTCGTCGTCCGGAAGTCCTCGACCAAGGGCCTGTACACGCTTTCGCTACATACCAAAGT ACCCCAATCCCACGTGAAGCACTACCACATCAAGCAGAACGCCCGGATGGAGTTTTACCTGTCGGAGAAGCACTGCTGCGAGACGATACCGGATCTGATCAACTACCACCGGCACAACTCGGGCGGACTCGCTTGTCGACTCAAGACGTCGCCCTGTGACCGGCCAGTGCCACCGACAGCTGGGCTTTCGCATG ACAAATGGGAGATTCACCCCTCGGAGTTGATGATCCTGGAGGAGCTCGGCTCGGGTCAGTTTGGCGTGGTGAGGAGAGCCAAGTGGCGCGGTTCGATCGACACCGCCGTCAAGATGATGAAGGTCGGCACCATGTCCGAGGATGATTTCATCGAGGAGGCGAAAGTGATGAC aaaacttcaacACCCAAACCTGGTCCAGCTGTACGGCGTCTGCTCGAAGCACCGACCAATCTACATCATCACCGAGTACATGAAGCACGGCTCGTTGCTCAACTACCTGCGGAGGCACGAGACGTCCCTGATCGGAAACATGGGACTGCTGCTAGATATGTGCATACAG GTCTGCAAGGGCATGTCGTACCTGGAGCGCCACAACTACATCCACAGGGACCTGGCGGCCCGGAACTGCCTCGTCGGCTCGGAAAACACCGTCAAGGTGGCGGACTTTGGCCTCGCGCGGTACGTCCTCGACGATCAGTACACCAGCTCGGGCGGCACCAAGTTCCCGATCAAGTGGGCCCCGCCGGAGGTGCTCAACTACACCCGCTTCTCGTCCAAGAGTGATGTCTGGGCCTACG GAGTCCTCATGTGGGAGGTGTTCACCTGTGGCAAGATGCCGTACGGTCGCCTAAAGAACACCGAAGTCGTCGAACGCGTCCAGCGGGGCATCATTCTAGAGAAACCAAAAGCGTGCGCAAAGGAGATCTACGAT